Proteins encoded within one genomic window of Pygocentrus nattereri isolate fPygNat1 chromosome 9, fPygNat1.pri, whole genome shotgun sequence:
- the LOC108438086 gene encoding PTB domain-containing engulfment adapter protein 1-like isoform X2 yields the protein MSDIEDDTEISFSVKKPNREVREKVKKKKAKVHLFISRSAIDILEHKTKFMLYTCSLSSVSFCAVHQTQPKLFGFIAKHPAVDTFHCYVFQSRKFSHLLVSVIGDAFQASRQSVSLRGSRDLVVEALRHKNNVLQRENTELKRKLQDNHGDTHLYEDPDTEQTNSHVRFSSSGGFLRNT from the exons AAACCCAacagagaagtgagagagaaggtgaagaagaagaaggccaAAGTGCATCTGTTCATCTCTAGGAGCGCCATCGACATCCTAGAGCATAAAACGAAG ttcatgCTTTATACATGCTCTCTTTCCTCCGTCTCGTTCTGTGCTGTTCATCAGACGCAGCCTAAACTATTCGGCTTCATTGCTAAACACCCGGCGGTTGACACCTTCCACTGCTATGTCTTCCAGAGCAGGAAGTTT TCCCACCTGCTGGTGTCGGTGATCGGTGATGCATTTCAGGCGAGTCGGCAGAGTGTGAGTCTGAGAGGGAGTCGGGATCTGGTGGTGGAGGCTCTCAGACACAAG AATAATGTCTTACAAAGAGAAAACACTGAACTGAAGAGGAAACTGCAGGACAATCATGGAGAT ACGCATCTTTATGAGGACCCTGACACAGAGCAGACCAACTCACATG tgaGATTCAGCTCCAGTGGGGGTTTCCTGAGGAACACctaa
- the LOC108438086 gene encoding PTB domain-containing engulfment adapter protein 1-like isoform X1: MSDIEDDTEISFSVKFLDRVEVVRPDGMQILIEAVASLQKPNREVREKVKKKKAKVHLFISRSAIDILEHKTKFMLYTCSLSSVSFCAVHQTQPKLFGFIAKHPAVDTFHCYVFQSRKFSHLLVSVIGDAFQASRQSVSLRGSRDLVVEALRHKNNVLQRENTELKRKLQDNHGDTHLYEDPDTEQTNSHVRFSSSGGFLRNT, encoded by the exons TTCCTGGACCGTGTGGAAGTGGTCCGTCCAGACGGAATGCAGATCCTGATTGAGGCAGTAGCATCTCTGCAG AAACCCAacagagaagtgagagagaaggtgaagaagaagaaggccaAAGTGCATCTGTTCATCTCTAGGAGCGCCATCGACATCCTAGAGCATAAAACGAAG ttcatgCTTTATACATGCTCTCTTTCCTCCGTCTCGTTCTGTGCTGTTCATCAGACGCAGCCTAAACTATTCGGCTTCATTGCTAAACACCCGGCGGTTGACACCTTCCACTGCTATGTCTTCCAGAGCAGGAAGTTT TCCCACCTGCTGGTGTCGGTGATCGGTGATGCATTTCAGGCGAGTCGGCAGAGTGTGAGTCTGAGAGGGAGTCGGGATCTGGTGGTGGAGGCTCTCAGACACAAG AATAATGTCTTACAAAGAGAAAACACTGAACTGAAGAGGAAACTGCAGGACAATCATGGAGAT ACGCATCTTTATGAGGACCCTGACACAGAGCAGACCAACTCACATG tgaGATTCAGCTCCAGTGGGGGTTTCCTGAGGAACACctaa